In one window of Burkholderia sp. NRF60-BP8 DNA:
- a CDS encoding DUF2827 domain-containing protein, translating into MTDINEAAASGTRKQRPAVGISLFARDGQAIWENGIHQNIAFLAMMLKRSDRVGPVYFLNGGDANALPAGLELDGLDVPLVKPADVTHELDVVIEMGAQLPVEWLRHMKALGKKIAAFFCGHVYAGLCETPIFGKPSGHVFNGAPFDEVWLLPQYDKTAAPMLQTILRAPVHLMPHIWSPYFLERRVATLADEGATFGYRPGQRPWKLATLEPNISVAKSCHYPMLACDEFYRARPDAVQHMFVVNSMHMKEHPTFVHFANSLDLVREHKATFEPRLDLPGFMARHADAVVSHHWENGQNYLYYDVLYGGYPLIHNSTLIGDAGYYYPDFDSAAGGRALLEAWLHHDERLDDYRAKAGRLLQSVSIDNPANLDAFVSRLVA; encoded by the coding sequence GTGACGGACATCAATGAAGCCGCCGCGAGCGGCACCCGCAAGCAACGGCCGGCGGTCGGCATCTCGCTGTTTGCGCGCGACGGCCAGGCGATCTGGGAGAACGGCATTCACCAGAACATCGCGTTCCTCGCGATGATGCTCAAGCGTTCGGATCGCGTCGGCCCCGTCTATTTCCTGAACGGCGGCGACGCCAACGCGCTGCCGGCCGGCCTCGAACTCGACGGCCTCGACGTCCCGCTCGTGAAACCCGCCGACGTCACGCACGAACTCGACGTCGTGATCGAAATGGGCGCGCAGTTGCCGGTCGAATGGCTCAGGCACATGAAGGCGCTCGGCAAGAAGATCGCCGCGTTCTTCTGCGGGCACGTGTATGCGGGCCTGTGCGAAACGCCGATCTTCGGGAAACCGTCGGGGCACGTGTTCAACGGTGCACCGTTCGACGAAGTGTGGCTGCTGCCGCAATACGACAAGACCGCCGCGCCGATGCTGCAGACGATCCTGCGCGCGCCCGTCCACCTGATGCCGCACATCTGGTCGCCGTACTTCCTCGAGCGCCGCGTGGCCACGCTCGCCGACGAAGGCGCGACGTTCGGCTATCGGCCCGGCCAGCGGCCGTGGAAGCTCGCGACGCTCGAGCCGAACATCTCGGTCGCCAAGTCCTGCCATTACCCGATGCTCGCATGCGACGAGTTCTATCGCGCGCGGCCCGACGCGGTGCAGCACATGTTCGTCGTCAACTCGATGCACATGAAGGAACATCCGACCTTCGTGCACTTCGCGAACAGCCTCGATCTCGTGCGCGAGCACAAGGCGACGTTCGAACCGCGGCTCGACCTGCCGGGCTTCATGGCGCGTCACGCGGATGCGGTCGTGTCGCACCACTGGGAAAACGGGCAGAACTATCTGTATTACGACGTGCTGTACGGCGGCTATCCGCTGATCCACAACTCGACGCTGATCGGCGACGCCGGCTATTACTACCCGGACTTCGACTCGGCCGCCGGCGGCCGCGCGCTGCTCGAAGCGTGGCTGCATCACGACGAACGCCTCGACGACTACCGCGCGAAGGCGGGCCGGCTGCTGCAGTCGGTCTCGATCGACAACCCCGCGAACCTCGACGCGTTCGTCTCGCGTCTGGTCGCCTGA
- a CDS encoding DUF2827 domain-containing protein, whose protein sequence is MSDSNARQAPGEGKRLVVGVSLFVRGAGQSLWENGIFQNCLLLILLLRQSPLVAEAVMVNGGEHVADPQMMLGEWDVPLLSMDEALERCDVLIEMSAQFGADYLRAFRERGGKVVTMRVGNDYVIDIERAMFDKPSGFLFSGAPYDAVWTIPEFERSCLHYYQTGLRAPVTIVPHIWHPMLFDKARATLGAGLTFGYQPGKPRWRVTMFEPNICMVKTSIIPMLITEEAYRANPAFLEFVRVCNTIHLKDHTTFIHFAKSLDIVEHGITTFESRYAVYEFMAAYGDAVVSHTWENAQNYLYYELLYGDYPLIHNSPFLGKAGYFYPDFDCQAGGRALLKAFAEHDANLEGYREQSRHVLSSVSIYNPENVAAYTDAIAALYRDA, encoded by the coding sequence ATGTCGGACTCCAATGCCCGTCAAGCGCCCGGCGAGGGCAAGCGTCTCGTCGTCGGCGTGTCGCTGTTCGTGCGCGGCGCCGGCCAGTCGCTGTGGGAAAACGGCATTTTCCAGAACTGCCTGCTGCTGATCCTGTTGCTGCGCCAATCGCCGCTCGTCGCCGAAGCCGTGATGGTGAACGGCGGCGAACACGTTGCCGATCCGCAGATGATGCTCGGCGAGTGGGACGTGCCGCTGCTGTCGATGGACGAAGCGCTCGAGCGCTGCGACGTGCTGATCGAAATGAGCGCGCAGTTCGGCGCGGACTACCTGCGCGCGTTCCGCGAGCGCGGCGGCAAGGTGGTCACGATGCGGGTCGGCAACGACTACGTGATCGACATCGAACGCGCGATGTTCGACAAGCCGTCGGGCTTCCTGTTCTCGGGCGCGCCGTACGACGCGGTGTGGACGATTCCCGAGTTCGAGCGCTCGTGCCTGCACTACTACCAGACGGGCCTGCGCGCGCCGGTCACGATCGTCCCGCACATCTGGCACCCGATGCTGTTCGACAAGGCGCGCGCGACGCTCGGCGCCGGCTTGACGTTCGGCTATCAGCCCGGCAAGCCGCGCTGGCGCGTGACGATGTTCGAGCCGAACATCTGCATGGTGAAGACGAGCATCATTCCGATGCTGATCACGGAAGAGGCTTACCGTGCGAATCCGGCCTTCCTCGAATTCGTGCGCGTGTGCAACACGATTCACCTGAAGGATCACACGACGTTCATCCATTTCGCGAAGAGTCTCGACATCGTCGAGCACGGCATCACGACGTTCGAAAGCCGCTATGCGGTATACGAGTTCATGGCCGCGTACGGCGATGCGGTGGTGTCGCACACGTGGGAGAACGCGCAGAACTACCTGTACTACGAGCTGCTGTACGGCGACTATCCGCTGATCCACAACTCGCCGTTCCTCGGCAAGGCCGGGTATTTCTATCCGGACTTCGACTGCCAGGCGGGCGGCCGCGCACTGTTGAAGGCGTTCGCCGAGCACGACGCGAACCTGGAAGGGTACCGCGAGCAGTCGAGGCATGTGCTCAGCTCGGTCAGCATCTACAACCCCGAGAACGTCGCGGCCTATACGGACGCGATCGCCGCCCTCTATCGCGACGCGTGA
- a CDS encoding DUF4019 domain-containing protein: protein MNARTPLTRAKWLIGCAAASIAIGAHAQSAGESADALLRDSDAVFKQLDAGQYGAVWTDAAPFVKARFKQDQFAAQMQQARQSVGAVDHRGWAQITRIRYSNSSSMPDGLYANVDYTTTLASGATVYEKLSFRLDDDGRWRLTGYVPRRSQNFTQ from the coding sequence ATGAACGCACGCACGCCCCTCACTCGCGCAAAATGGCTGATCGGCTGCGCCGCCGCATCGATCGCGATCGGCGCGCACGCGCAATCCGCCGGCGAATCGGCCGACGCGCTGCTCCGCGACTCGGATGCGGTGTTCAAGCAGCTCGACGCCGGCCAGTACGGCGCGGTGTGGACCGACGCCGCACCGTTCGTCAAGGCGCGCTTCAAGCAGGACCAGTTCGCGGCACAGATGCAGCAGGCACGCCAGTCGGTCGGCGCGGTCGACCATCGCGGCTGGGCGCAAATCACGCGGATCCGCTACAGCAACTCGTCGTCGATGCCCGACGGCCTGTACGCGAACGTCGACTACACGACGACGCTCGCGAGCGGTGCGACCGTTTACGAAAAGCTGAGCTTTCGTCTCGATGACGACGGCCGCTGGCGCCTGACGGGCTATGTGCCGCGCCGGTCGCAAAACTTCACGCAATAA
- a CDS encoding DUF2827 family protein: MKLNVAITMNVQRDATQSIWYNGANQHCVYLYMLLKQSPLIGEVWLAHDDGVTEYPQALMLDAFGDALRPLSAIIHQTDLLIEMNAFVDPSHTDAVRGRGGKCVSYRFGNDYVIAVETINFEKNDWRPNPNRVQFDEIWTNPQHMHTCAAYFQAVYRAPVIELPHIWSPYFIERSLDADPELKARFGYRNRGTAKRIAFFEPNLNVVKSAIVPMLAANACYVEHPELVEHVYMTNTFDKKENVAFKHLALGLEMVRDGKATADVRAPFVAWAAHHTDIVVSHHWENGLNYLLYDALYGNYPLVHNSPFLRDVGYYYPDFEIFDAARAIATAAQTHDARLDDYAAAARRCLHQVDTLAEHNVSAYSTQIQHLFAGRSLG, from the coding sequence ATGAAACTCAATGTCGCGATAACGATGAACGTGCAGCGCGACGCGACGCAGTCGATCTGGTACAACGGCGCGAACCAGCACTGCGTGTACCTGTACATGCTGCTGAAGCAATCGCCGCTGATCGGCGAAGTCTGGCTCGCGCACGACGATGGCGTCACCGAGTATCCGCAGGCGCTGATGCTGGACGCGTTCGGCGACGCGCTGCGGCCGCTGTCGGCCATCATCCACCAGACCGATCTGCTGATCGAGATGAATGCGTTCGTCGATCCGTCGCACACGGACGCCGTGCGCGGCCGCGGCGGCAAGTGCGTGTCGTACCGCTTCGGCAACGACTACGTGATCGCGGTCGAGACGATCAACTTCGAGAAGAACGACTGGCGGCCGAACCCGAACCGCGTGCAGTTCGACGAGATCTGGACGAATCCGCAGCACATGCACACGTGCGCGGCCTATTTCCAGGCCGTGTACCGCGCGCCGGTGATCGAGCTGCCGCACATCTGGTCGCCGTATTTCATCGAGCGCAGCCTCGACGCAGACCCCGAACTGAAGGCGCGCTTCGGCTACCGCAATCGCGGCACGGCCAAGCGCATCGCGTTCTTCGAGCCGAACCTGAACGTCGTGAAGAGCGCGATCGTGCCGATGCTCGCCGCGAATGCGTGCTACGTCGAACATCCGGAGCTGGTCGAGCACGTGTACATGACCAACACGTTCGACAAGAAGGAAAACGTCGCCTTCAAGCATCTCGCGCTCGGGCTCGAAATGGTGCGCGACGGCAAGGCCACTGCCGACGTGCGCGCGCCGTTCGTCGCATGGGCTGCGCATCACACCGACATCGTCGTGTCGCACCACTGGGAAAACGGCCTGAACTATCTGCTGTACGACGCGCTGTACGGCAACTACCCGCTCGTGCACAACTCGCCGTTCCTGCGCGACGTCGGCTATTACTATCCGGACTTCGAGATCTTCGATGCGGCTCGCGCGATCGCGACCGCCGCGCAAACGCACGACGCGCGCCTCGACGACTACGCGGCGGCGGCTCGCCGCTGCCTGCACCAGGTCGACACGCTCGCCGAGCACAATGTGAGCGCCTATTCCACGCAGATCCAGCACCTGTTCGCCGGCCGCTCGCTCGGCTGA
- a CDS encoding EAL domain-containing protein produces the protein MNAVEARQEANRKANRNEIDLVFGAPDDHPDLASVRSFVESRLGFAREPVCRADLSGGVLYEECLARLRWGERDALPPLAFLPRLEALGLMRWFDWLVVGRTIDALRADPGAVYGCNVAAASAVVDDAWLAIFRRLEREPSVAARLVVEITETGPLNPVAGRSFVSRFQRAGCRIAIDDFGVGFSALNNLVVGNPDIVKLDRSILSLIKRNAIGRYQFRRLIAFAHEGARHVVVEGVESETDRQIIVDAGVTWAQGIRFSWRSPAAA, from the coding sequence ATGAATGCGGTCGAAGCTCGCCAGGAGGCGAATCGGAAAGCGAATCGCAACGAAATCGATCTCGTGTTCGGGGCACCCGACGATCACCCCGATCTTGCGTCGGTGCGCAGTTTCGTCGAAAGCCGGCTCGGATTCGCGCGCGAGCCCGTGTGCCGCGCCGACCTGTCGGGCGGCGTGCTGTACGAGGAATGCCTGGCGCGGCTGCGGTGGGGTGAGCGCGATGCGCTGCCGCCGCTCGCGTTTCTGCCGCGCCTCGAAGCGCTCGGGCTGATGCGCTGGTTCGACTGGCTGGTGGTCGGCCGCACGATCGATGCGCTGCGCGCCGATCCGGGCGCCGTGTACGGTTGCAACGTCGCGGCGGCAAGCGCGGTCGTGGACGACGCGTGGCTGGCGATTTTCAGGCGGCTCGAGCGCGAGCCGTCGGTGGCGGCGCGGCTGGTGGTCGAGATCACGGAGACGGGGCCGCTGAACCCGGTCGCCGGCCGGTCGTTCGTGTCCCGCTTCCAGCGGGCCGGGTGCCGGATCGCGATCGACGATTTCGGCGTCGGTTTCAGCGCATTGAACAATCTGGTGGTCGGCAATCCCGACATCGTGAAGCTCGACCGCTCGATCCTGTCGCTGATCAAGCGCAACGCGATCGGCCGCTACCAGTTCCGCCGGCTGATCGCGTTTGCGCATGAAGGTGCGCGGCACGTCGTCGTCGAAGGCGTGGAAAGCGAGACCGACCGACAGATCATCGTGGATGCCGGCGTCACGTGGGCGCAGGGCATCCGGTTTTCGTGGCGATCGCCGGCCGCCGCATGA
- a CDS encoding DUF2827 domain-containing protein, with translation MTSPVLTGLRIGITIGLRAPDESLWINGIKQNALFLAKLLMASPHGYRVTLVNTTDVPLTDALPWDRNVYDTRAFADMKDALDVVIELGGQINGEQTAYLKARGVKLVSYCCGVEYINVMESILFGRRLWDSLFINRGYDEVWAIPQIAPSSLPFLQSLRRCPGRVVPFVWDPMFLTERAQSLPERGEYRPRSEPGKRLTVMEPNHDVVKFCVYPMLIIDEAYRRDPDAICFAHVTNADRLAHDSPEFVMLMNYLDIVRAGKASFVGRFETPLFLADLTDIVVSHQWSNPLNYFYFDVCWQGYPLVHNASLAPDLGYYYPDNDVQQGADALLRALHTHDDDWQAYTRRQREILGRYTSANPALVAEYDALLANLIGAPAA, from the coding sequence ATGACGTCTCCTGTCCTGACCGGCCTGCGCATCGGTATCACGATCGGATTGCGTGCCCCCGACGAAAGCCTGTGGATCAACGGCATCAAGCAGAACGCGCTGTTCCTCGCGAAGCTGCTGATGGCGTCGCCGCACGGCTACCGCGTGACGCTGGTCAACACGACCGACGTGCCGCTCACCGACGCGCTGCCGTGGGATCGCAACGTGTACGACACGCGCGCGTTCGCGGACATGAAGGATGCGCTCGACGTGGTGATCGAGCTGGGCGGGCAGATCAACGGCGAGCAGACGGCTTATCTGAAAGCGCGCGGCGTGAAGCTGGTCAGCTATTGCTGCGGCGTCGAGTACATCAACGTGATGGAGTCGATCCTGTTCGGCCGTCGGCTGTGGGATTCGCTGTTCATCAACCGCGGCTACGACGAGGTATGGGCGATTCCGCAGATCGCGCCGTCGTCGCTGCCGTTCCTGCAGTCGCTGCGTCGCTGCCCGGGGCGCGTCGTGCCGTTCGTGTGGGATCCGATGTTCCTGACCGAACGCGCGCAGTCGCTGCCCGAGCGCGGCGAATACCGGCCGCGCAGCGAGCCCGGCAAGCGGCTCACGGTGATGGAGCCGAACCACGACGTCGTGAAGTTCTGCGTGTATCCGATGCTGATCATCGACGAAGCGTATCGGCGCGACCCCGACGCGATCTGCTTCGCGCACGTGACGAATGCCGATCGCCTCGCGCACGACAGCCCCGAGTTCGTGATGCTGATGAATTACCTGGACATCGTGCGCGCGGGCAAGGCGAGCTTCGTCGGGCGCTTCGAAACGCCGCTGTTCCTGGCCGACCTGACCGATATCGTCGTGTCGCACCAATGGTCGAACCCGCTGAACTATTTCTATTTCGACGTGTGCTGGCAGGGTTATCCGCTCGTGCACAACGCGAGCCTCGCGCCCGATCTCGGCTACTACTATCCGGACAACGACGTGCAGCAGGGCGCCGATGCGCTGCTGCGCGCGCTGCATACGCACGACGACGACTGGCAAGCGTATACGCGGCGCCAGCGCGAGATCCTCGGCCGTTACACGTCGGCGAATCCGGCGCTCGTCGCCGAGTATGACGCGCTGCTCGCGAACCTGATCGGCGCGCCGGCCGCCTAG
- a CDS encoding galactosyl transferase GMA12/MNN10 domain protein, whose amino-acid sequence MIVLSHFSQHAPASLDNHRWYAQTHGYRHEIVDASGMPQALPLRPLHRYESLLHVLRGARPGELVLLLSEDAAIIEPVALDRLMAGRDMLLVDAFASPLPQVDVQIWRNTPDVRAIAMRLVQRCKLGSEPRLTSEAALFADLDTHRYMTPIDGLYAVMPSGPDLDPMWSREPTFAISIDDTPHDPERKGATPRFRDTLVAYVDRCRAAGRPMFAFDHDAAAPDEAAERSTYNPGRPIALTMLYTPNIGSYARVAERNFRRYCDAHGYTLHVHRDIPAEIGLNATGNWFKPWLLHAYLQHHEWVVWLDADVLIANRQQPLEPLLEGRDWLLAQDLGQWTFNSGVMAFRRTERNDAMLRDLMTTIAALHDRSSVYASDGDQLHFIRAMERDGRLQHEGVADLVSLNTPWLFRRADSYIVHYYGMWSAMRALMMAHDDGLLP is encoded by the coding sequence ATGATCGTCCTCAGTCATTTCAGCCAGCACGCGCCCGCGAGCCTCGACAACCACCGCTGGTACGCGCAGACGCATGGCTATCGTCACGAGATCGTCGACGCATCCGGCATGCCGCAAGCGCTGCCATTGCGGCCGCTGCATCGCTACGAGTCGCTGCTCCACGTGCTGCGCGGCGCGCGACCCGGCGAACTCGTGCTGCTGCTGAGCGAAGACGCGGCGATCATCGAACCCGTCGCGCTCGATCGCCTGATGGCCGGACGCGACATGCTGCTCGTCGACGCGTTCGCATCGCCGCTGCCGCAGGTCGACGTGCAGATCTGGCGCAACACGCCGGACGTGCGCGCGATCGCGATGCGGCTCGTGCAGCGCTGCAAGCTCGGCAGCGAGCCGAGGCTGACGTCGGAAGCCGCGCTCTTCGCGGATCTCGATACGCATCGCTACATGACGCCGATCGACGGGCTGTACGCGGTCATGCCGTCCGGCCCCGACCTCGATCCGATGTGGAGCCGCGAACCGACGTTCGCGATCAGCATCGACGACACGCCGCACGATCCCGAACGGAAAGGCGCGACGCCGCGCTTTCGCGACACGCTCGTCGCGTACGTCGATCGCTGCCGCGCCGCCGGCCGGCCGATGTTCGCGTTCGATCACGACGCCGCTGCGCCCGACGAGGCCGCCGAGCGCAGCACGTACAACCCCGGCCGCCCGATTGCTTTGACGATGCTGTACACGCCGAACATCGGCAGCTATGCACGCGTGGCCGAACGGAATTTCCGTCGCTACTGCGACGCGCACGGCTACACGCTCCACGTGCATCGCGACATTCCGGCCGAGATCGGGCTGAACGCCACGGGCAACTGGTTCAAGCCGTGGCTGCTGCACGCCTATCTGCAGCATCACGAATGGGTCGTGTGGCTCGATGCCGACGTGCTGATCGCGAACCGGCAGCAACCGCTGGAACCGCTGCTCGAAGGGCGCGACTGGCTGCTCGCGCAGGATCTCGGCCAGTGGACGTTCAATTCGGGCGTGATGGCGTTCCGCCGCACCGAACGCAACGACGCGATGCTGCGCGACCTGATGACGACGATCGCCGCGCTGCACGACCGCTCGAGCGTCTATGCGAGCGATGGCGACCAGTTGCATTTCATTCGCGCGATGGAGCGCGACGGACGATTGCAGCACGAAGGCGTGGCCGATCTCGTCAGCCTCAATACGCCCTGGCTGTTTCGCCGTGCGGACAGCTACATCGTGCATTACTACGGCATGTGGTCCGCGATGCGGGCGCTGATGATGGCGCACGACGACGGGCTGCTGCCCTGA
- a CDS encoding phosphocholine-specific phospholipase C, whose protein sequence is MAIHSRRDFLKFSAGLAGATAATALLPESIRKALAIEPNTVTGTIQDVQHIVVFMQENRSFDHYLGHLSGVRGYNDRFPVTLPNGKPVWFQPRQEDKSSVIAPFRYDTTNPGVNAQCIGGLPHTWATTHGAIDNGRADQWAVQKSNMTMGYHVRDDIPFHYALADAFTVCDHYFCSIPGNTHPNRMYLMTGMVDPLGTGGGPLLDNTDYIDNQFDKVQLPPFNWTTYPERLEKAGISWQIYQQGTGFDNFTGNYGTNMLACFSNFVNAPAGSSLQTRGMSTRPITQLKADVQANALPQVSWLLPPAAYSEHPKFTPLYGAYYLSTILDALTSNPDVWSKTVLLIMYDENDGFFDHVVPPSAPTLPGSGMSTVDVSLERHNVVTSTQAGTYTADNLPYGLGPRVPMFVVSPWSKGGFVCSQVFDHTSVLQFIEKRFGVIETNISPWRRAICGDLTSALDFSKSDATLPTLPSTQAYVAQADLQCSRASSQTAPASTAQQVVTAQEPGTRPARALPYELHVTGQLQAQGYALTFANTGTQGAHFWVYTGDPTAMPRRYTVEAGKQLTDTWALDANGNYLVSVWGPNGYFRRFAGSAAADAAAKPEITPCYDTANGDVYVTIANAGTGPLTVTATDVAYGGAARTLTVPAGQRIEAHWDLSCSSHWYDLQFAVAGNTGWMRRIAGHVETGKPSITDPAAVAPTITAI, encoded by the coding sequence ATGGCCATCCATTCGCGACGCGATTTTCTGAAGTTCTCGGCCGGCCTCGCCGGCGCGACCGCCGCCACTGCACTGCTGCCGGAATCGATCCGCAAGGCGCTGGCGATCGAGCCGAACACCGTCACGGGCACGATCCAGGATGTGCAGCACATCGTCGTGTTCATGCAGGAGAATCGGTCGTTCGACCATTACCTCGGTCACCTGAGCGGCGTGCGCGGCTACAACGACCGTTTTCCGGTGACGCTGCCGAACGGCAAGCCGGTGTGGTTCCAGCCGCGCCAGGAAGACAAGTCGAGCGTGATCGCACCGTTTCGCTACGACACGACCAATCCGGGCGTCAACGCGCAATGTATCGGCGGCCTGCCGCACACGTGGGCGACGACGCACGGCGCGATCGACAACGGCCGTGCGGACCAGTGGGCCGTGCAGAAGTCGAACATGACGATGGGCTATCACGTTCGCGACGACATCCCGTTCCACTACGCGCTCGCGGATGCGTTCACGGTGTGCGACCACTACTTCTGCTCGATCCCGGGCAACACGCACCCGAACCGCATGTACCTGATGACGGGCATGGTCGATCCGCTCGGCACGGGCGGCGGCCCGTTGCTCGACAACACCGACTACATCGACAACCAGTTCGACAAGGTCCAGCTGCCGCCCTTCAACTGGACGACCTACCCGGAACGGCTCGAAAAGGCCGGCATCTCGTGGCAGATCTATCAGCAGGGCACCGGGTTCGACAACTTCACCGGCAACTACGGCACCAACATGCTGGCGTGCTTCAGCAACTTCGTGAACGCGCCGGCCGGGTCGTCGCTGCAGACGCGCGGGATGAGCACGCGTCCGATCACGCAGTTGAAGGCCGACGTGCAGGCGAATGCGCTGCCGCAGGTGTCGTGGCTGCTGCCGCCCGCCGCGTATTCGGAGCATCCGAAATTCACGCCGCTGTATGGCGCGTACTACCTGTCGACGATCCTCGATGCGCTGACGTCCAATCCGGACGTGTGGAGCAAGACGGTCCTGCTGATCATGTACGACGAGAACGACGGCTTCTTCGACCATGTCGTGCCGCCGTCGGCGCCGACGCTGCCGGGCTCCGGCATGAGCACCGTCGACGTGTCGCTCGAGCGGCACAACGTCGTGACGTCGACGCAAGCCGGCACTTATACGGCCGACAACCTGCCGTACGGCCTCGGCCCGCGCGTGCCGATGTTCGTCGTGTCGCCGTGGTCGAAGGGCGGCTTCGTGTGCTCGCAGGTGTTCGATCACACATCGGTGCTGCAATTCATCGAGAAGCGCTTCGGCGTGATCGAAACCAACATCTCGCCGTGGCGTCGCGCGATCTGCGGCGATCTGACGTCGGCGCTCGATTTCTCGAAATCGGACGCGACGCTGCCGACCCTGCCGAGCACGCAGGCCTATGTCGCGCAGGCCGACCTGCAGTGCTCGCGCGCATCGTCGCAGACCGCGCCGGCCAGCACCGCGCAGCAGGTCGTGACCGCGCAGGAACCGGGCACGCGGCCGGCGCGTGCGCTGCCGTACGAATTGCACGTCACCGGCCAGTTGCAGGCGCAAGGCTACGCGCTGACGTTCGCGAATACCGGCACGCAGGGCGCGCACTTCTGGGTCTATACGGGAGACCCCACCGCGATGCCGCGCCGCTATACGGTCGAAGCCGGCAAGCAACTGACCGATACGTGGGCGCTCGATGCGAACGGCAACTATCTGGTGAGCGTGTGGGGGCCGAACGGTTATTTCCGGCGCTTCGCGGGGTCGGCGGCCGCCGATGCGGCGGCCAAGCCTGAAATCACGCCGTGCTACGACACCGCGAACGGCGACGTTTACGTGACGATCGCCAATGCCGGCACCGGCCCGCTGACGGTCACTGCGACCGATGTCGCCTATGGCGGCGCGGCGCGCACGCTGACGGTTCCGGCGGGCCAGCGCATCGAAGCGCACTGGGACCTGTCGTGCAGCAGCCACTGGTACGACCTGCAGTTCGCGGTGGCGGGCAATACCGGCTGGATGCGCCGCATCGCGGGGCACGTCGAGACCGGCAAGCCGAGCATCACCGACCCTGCGGCCGTCGCGCCGACGATCACGGCGATCTGA